From a region of the Panicum virgatum strain AP13 chromosome 2K, P.virgatum_v5, whole genome shotgun sequence genome:
- the LOC120671870 gene encoding uncharacterized protein LOC120671870 isoform X1, which produces MAKRLLSCARLITLHRPILPPALSRLLSDGPTAPAASEPEDKGKKKAAAAAAAVVVEAAAASRREDPEASARDGSEEDDEDAGLPWRSWRPDVAWLSKALAPALHLYRQYNWKPFASTAGGENIPASTRTFSEILSDLQRSKISIKDWSLSDLTVGLYLIYLSQASSKHAEAFKGVQISSNKMVQELIYHLELARGCYKGNATGLARYSMLRKRNVVKFVKESSILRPGYYIGIDPQAKLVILGIRGTHTVYDLVTDLIALSDKKVSPKGFSTHFGTYEAARWYLRHELGIIRKCLEKHKDYKLRLVGHSLGGASAALLAIMLRKKSKEELGFSPDIISAVGFGTPPCISKEAAESCASYVSTVVLQDDIIPRLSAASLARLRNEILKTDWVSVLEKEDLKHIVDIVTNAKLVVSSIQDVARKLGDYAKIVSASTNSDVAKIPADSTKVLSSDNTNDVFVPEDLFLPGTLYYLQRDIEDINGVEDESYTLWKGDPGENFQRILLSGNLISDHRCESIYYALREVLKTLPPLPQDE; this is translated from the exons ATGGCGAAACGTCTCCTCTCCTGCGCCCGACTCATTACGCTCCACCGTCCCATCCTGCCTCCCGCGCTCTCCCGCCTACTCTCCGACGGCCCAACCGCCCCGGCGGCTAGCGAACCAGAGGACAAGGGCAAAaagaaggcggcggccgcggcggcggctgtcgtGGTGGAGGCGGCTGCCGCGAGCCGGAGGGAGGACCCCGAGGCCAGCGCGAGGGATGggtcggaggaggacgacgaggatgCCGGCCTCCCCTGGAGGAGCTGGAGGCCCGACGTTGCGTGGCTCTCCAAGGCCCTCGCGCCCGCCCTGCACCTCTACAGGCAATACAACTGGAAGCCTTTCGCAT CTACTGCGGGAGGGGAGAACATCCCTGCAAGCACCCGGACGTTTAGCGAAATTCTAAGTGATCTCCAGCGAAGTAAGATAAGCATCAAGGACTGGAGCCTCAGTGATCTTACTGTTGGCCTTTACCTCATTTACCTCAGCCAAGCTTCCTCAAAGCATGCTGAAGCCTTCAAGGGTGTTCAGATATCCTCCAATAAGATG GTTCAAGAATTAATTTATCACCTTGAACTTGCAAGAGGTTGCTATAAAGGTAATGCAACTGGGCTTGCACGGTATAGCATGCTTCGGAAGAGAAATGTTGTAAAGTTTGTAAAAGAATCTAGTATTTTAAGGCCTGGATATTACATTGGAATTGATCCACAAGCTAAATTGGTGATTCTTGGGATTCGTGGGACTCATACGGTGTATGATCTTGTTACTGATTTGATTGCTTTAAGCGATAAGAAGGTATCACCCAAAGGTTTCTCAACACACTTTGGAACATATGAGGCCGCTCGTTGGTACCTTCGTCATGAGCTGGGAATAATCAGGAAATGTTTGGAGAAGCACAAG GACTACAAGTTGCGGTTGGTAGGGCACTCCCTTGGAGGAGCTTCAGCAGCGTTGCTTGCTATAATGCTACGGAAGAAGTCAAAGGAGGAGCTTGGTTTCAGTCCGGACATTATTTCTGCTGTTGGATTTGGAACACCACCTTGCATATCAAAGGAAGCTGCTGAAAGTTGTGCAAGTTATGTCTCTACTGTTGTGCTCCAG GATGATATTATACCTAGGCTCAGTGCAGCTTCTCTGGCAAGACTGCGAAATGAAATACTTAAAACAGATTG GGTAAGTGTTCTGGAAAAGGAAGACTTGAAGCATATTGTGGATATCGTGACAAATGCCAAGCTTGTGGTTTCGTCAATTCAAGATGTGGCGCGTAAACTTGGTGACTATGCCAAAATTGTATCAGCATCAACAAATTCTG ATGTTGCCAAAATTCCAGCTGACTCGACAAAAGTGTTGTCATCGGATAATACAAATGATGTGTTTGTGCCAGAGGATCTCTTCCTTCCTGGGACTCTGTATTACCTGCAGAGGGATATTGAGGATATAAACGGTGTGGAAGACGAATCATACACGCTCTGGAAAGGTGATCCCGGGGAAAATTTTCAGAGGATACTGCTGTCTGGCAACTTGATATCTGATCACAGATGTGAAAGCATATATTACGCTCTGAGAGAGGTGCTCAAGACACTGCCACCTCTACCGCAGGATGAATGA
- the LOC120695200 gene encoding LOB domain-containing protein 33-like — translation MTGFGSPCGACKFLRRKCVKGCVFAPYFCHDQGAAHFAAIHKVFGASNASKLLMHLPENARCEAAVTITYEAQERLRDPVYGCVAHIFALQQKVVTLQAQLASLKVQASQGYTNEFFMSGTQQDNIYVNKFMDYQQEEGGMPHPVESCTSVKNESQQYLGSNIMTCTSMQSHQLHNPHQYRSDSTSSFNTDNDPSCTMFYLNLQEDVQKNGYYCMDNLQSMAPAY, via the exons ATGACAGGGTTTGGCTCTCCATGCGGCGCATGCAAGTTCCTCCGCAGGAAGTGCGTGAAGGGGTGTGTCTTTGCACCCTACTTCTGCCATGACCAAGGGGCTGCACATTTTGCTGCTATTCATAAGGTCTTTGGTGCAAGCAATGCCTCAAAACTCCTCATGCATCTCCCAGAAAATGCCCGCTGTGAGGCTGCAGTCACCATCACCTATGAGGCACAGGAAAGGCTTCGTGACCCAGTATATGGTTGTGTGGCACATATATTTGCTCTTCAACAGAAG GTAGTAACTCTGCAAGCACAGCTGGCATCACTAAAAGTTCAAGCATCACAAGGATACACAAACGAGTTTTTTATGTCAGGCACTCAACAAGACAACATTTATGTGAATAAGTTCATGGATTACCAGCAGGAAGAAGGCGGGATGCCACATCCAGTAGAATCTTGCACTTCTGTCAAGAATGAGAGCCAGCAATACTTGGGCAGCAATATTATGACTTGCACTTCTATGCAATCCCATCAGCTTCATAACCCACATCAGTACAGATCTGACAGTACATCTTCCTTCAACACTGACAACGATCCTTCATGCACCATGTTTTATCTCAATCTTCAAGAGGACGTGCAAAAGAATGGGTATTATTGTATGGATAACCTCCAGTCAATGGCACCTGCCTATTGA
- the LOC120671887 gene encoding malonyl-coenzyme:anthocyanin 5-O-glucoside-6'''-O-malonyltransferase-like, producing MAPPSSSPGVRVLDRIHVSPPPPLPDSALPLTFFDVAWLFTGPVERLFFYRHPDPAAALALLRSSLPVALCRFYPLAGTIRPHPPFLCSYTPGADALTLVVAESDSPDEFDRLVARSPRDLAGIRPLVPRLPPPGEDGAFALAAVQATVFLGRGLCLGVSVHHAACDDASTMHFVRTWAAACRLGLESDGGSEDAALPPPPVLDRSLVADPDDLRGKTLAGMARLAPPPPPPPQQEQEEKAPMAIASFLLPRHQIDRIKEGAAAKSDAKPPSSFVAASALAWVCLLKSGSAGVAGAERSHMLFSAECRTRLAPPLPAEYFGNCLRPCFVEAATADLLAGDTADGVAAAASAIGSAIREMEQGVLEGAEGWLGRVLSVLPERPMSVGGSPRHGVYENADFGWGRPARVEMVSVEKTPGTVALADSPEGDGDIELGVVLPTDAMNAFASCFADALGGATI from the coding sequence ATGGCGcctccgtcgtcctcgccgggcGTGCGCGTGCTCGACCGGATCCacgtctcgccgccgccgccgctgcccgatTCCGCGCTCCCGCTCACCTTCTTCGACGTGGCCTGGCTCTTCACCGGCCCCGTCGAGCGCCTCTTCTTCTACCGCCACCCGgacccggccgccgcgctcgcgctgCTCCGCTCCTCGCTCCCCGTCGCGCTCTGCCGCTTCTACCCGCTCGCCGGCACCATCAGGCCCCACCCGCCGTTCCTCTGCTCGTACACCCCCGGCGCCGACGCCCTCACCTTGGTCGTCGCCGAGTCCGACAGCCCCGACGAGTTCGACCGCCTCGTCGCCAGGTCGCCCAGGGACCTGGCCGGGATCCGCCCGCTCGTgccgcggctgccgccgccgggggaggACGGGGCgttcgcgctcgccgccgtgcaGGCCACCGTCTTCCTCGGCCGCGGGCTCTGCCTCGGCGTCTCCGTCCACCACGCCGCCTGCGACGACGCCTCCACCATGCACTTCGTCCGCACCtgggccgccgcctgccgtctCGGCCTCGAGAGCGACGGCGGATCCGAGgacgccgcgctgccgccgcccccggtACTGGACCGCTCCCTCGTCGCCGACCCCGACGACCTGCGCGGGAAGACGCTCGCCGGGATGGCGCGActcgcccctcctccgccgcctccgccgcagcaggagcaggaggagaaGGCGCCGATGGCGATAGCGTCGTTCCTGCTGCCGCGCCACCAGATCGACCGCAtcaaggagggggcggcggcgaagtcAGACGCGAAGCCGCCGTCGTCTTTCGTGGCGGCGTCGGCGCTGGCGTGGGTGTGCCTCCTCAAGTCCGGGTCCGCGGGCGTCGCGGGCGCCGAGCGCAGCCACATGCTCTTCTCCGCCGAGTGCCGGACCaggctggcgccgccgctccccgccgaGTACTTCGGCAACTGCCTGCGCCCCTGCTTCGTGGAGGCCGCCACGGCggacctcctcgccggcgacacAGCGGACGGCGTGGCCGCTGCGGCGTCGGCGATCGGGAGCGCGATCCGGGAGATGGAGCAGGGCGTGCTGGAGGGCGCGGAGGGGTGGCTGGGCAGGGTGCTGTCCGTGCTTCCGGAGCGGCCCATGTCGGTGGGCGGGTCACCCAGGCACGGCGTGTACGAGAACGCCGACTTCGGGTGGGGCCGGCCTGCGAGGGTGGAGATGGTGTCGGTGGAGAAGACGCCGGGCACGGTGGCGCTGGCGGACAGCCCGGAGGGTGACGGCGACATCGAGCTCGGGGTGGTGCTGCCGACTGACGCCATGAACGCCTTCGCTTCCTGCTTTGCCGATGCCCTCGGTGGCGCCACCATCTGA
- the LOC120671870 gene encoding uncharacterized protein LOC120671870 isoform X2 — translation MGRRRTTRMPASPGGAGGPTLRGSPRPSRPPCTSTATAGGENIPASTRTFSEILSDLQRSKISIKDWSLSDLTVGLYLIYLSQASSKHAEAFKGVQISSNKMVQELIYHLELARGCYKGNATGLARYSMLRKRNVVKFVKESSILRPGYYIGIDPQAKLVILGIRGTHTVYDLVTDLIALSDKKVSPKGFSTHFGTYEAARWYLRHELGIIRKCLEKHKDYKLRLVGHSLGGASAALLAIMLRKKSKEELGFSPDIISAVGFGTPPCISKEAAESCASYVSTVVLQDDIIPRLSAASLARLRNEILKTDWVSVLEKEDLKHIVDIVTNAKLVVSSIQDVARKLGDYAKIVSASTNSDVAKIPADSTKVLSSDNTNDVFVPEDLFLPGTLYYLQRDIEDINGVEDESYTLWKGDPGENFQRILLSGNLISDHRCESIYYALREVLKTLPPLPQDE, via the exons ATGggtcggaggaggacgacgaggatgCCGGCCTCCCCTGGAGGAGCTGGAGGCCCGACGTTGCGTGGCTCTCCAAGGCCCTCGCGCCCGCCCTGCACCTCTACAG CTACTGCGGGAGGGGAGAACATCCCTGCAAGCACCCGGACGTTTAGCGAAATTCTAAGTGATCTCCAGCGAAGTAAGATAAGCATCAAGGACTGGAGCCTCAGTGATCTTACTGTTGGCCTTTACCTCATTTACCTCAGCCAAGCTTCCTCAAAGCATGCTGAAGCCTTCAAGGGTGTTCAGATATCCTCCAATAAGATG GTTCAAGAATTAATTTATCACCTTGAACTTGCAAGAGGTTGCTATAAAGGTAATGCAACTGGGCTTGCACGGTATAGCATGCTTCGGAAGAGAAATGTTGTAAAGTTTGTAAAAGAATCTAGTATTTTAAGGCCTGGATATTACATTGGAATTGATCCACAAGCTAAATTGGTGATTCTTGGGATTCGTGGGACTCATACGGTGTATGATCTTGTTACTGATTTGATTGCTTTAAGCGATAAGAAGGTATCACCCAAAGGTTTCTCAACACACTTTGGAACATATGAGGCCGCTCGTTGGTACCTTCGTCATGAGCTGGGAATAATCAGGAAATGTTTGGAGAAGCACAAG GACTACAAGTTGCGGTTGGTAGGGCACTCCCTTGGAGGAGCTTCAGCAGCGTTGCTTGCTATAATGCTACGGAAGAAGTCAAAGGAGGAGCTTGGTTTCAGTCCGGACATTATTTCTGCTGTTGGATTTGGAACACCACCTTGCATATCAAAGGAAGCTGCTGAAAGTTGTGCAAGTTATGTCTCTACTGTTGTGCTCCAG GATGATATTATACCTAGGCTCAGTGCAGCTTCTCTGGCAAGACTGCGAAATGAAATACTTAAAACAGATTG GGTAAGTGTTCTGGAAAAGGAAGACTTGAAGCATATTGTGGATATCGTGACAAATGCCAAGCTTGTGGTTTCGTCAATTCAAGATGTGGCGCGTAAACTTGGTGACTATGCCAAAATTGTATCAGCATCAACAAATTCTG ATGTTGCCAAAATTCCAGCTGACTCGACAAAAGTGTTGTCATCGGATAATACAAATGATGTGTTTGTGCCAGAGGATCTCTTCCTTCCTGGGACTCTGTATTACCTGCAGAGGGATATTGAGGATATAAACGGTGTGGAAGACGAATCATACACGCTCTGGAAAGGTGATCCCGGGGAAAATTTTCAGAGGATACTGCTGTCTGGCAACTTGATATCTGATCACAGATGTGAAAGCATATATTACGCTCTGAGAGAGGTGCTCAAGACACTGCCACCTCTACCGCAGGATGAATGA